A stretch of Brassica rapa cultivar Chiifu-401-42 chromosome A08, CAAS_Brap_v3.01, whole genome shotgun sequence DNA encodes these proteins:
- the LOC103836618 gene encoding LRR receptor-like serine/threonine-protein kinase ERL1, translated as MRFTQLLWCLLLLLGFGFLAEAILDPVDFLALQAIRKSLDDLPGSNFFRSWDFTSDPCGFAGVYCDGDRVVSLNLGDPRAGSPGLSGRINPALGKLSALTELSIVPGRIMGALPATISQLKDLRFLAISRNFISGEIPASLGEVRRLRTLDLSYNQLTGTIPPAVGSLPELSNLILCHNHLTGSIPPFLSQTLTRIDLKRNSLTGSLSPASFPPSLQYLSLAWNQLTGPVDQVLLRLNQLNYLDLSLNRLTGTIPGRILAFPITSLQLQRNFFYGLIQPADQVNIPTVDLSYNRFSGQISPLLSSVENLYLNSNRFTGEVPAIFVERLLSASIQTLYLQHNFLTGIQISPAAEIPASSSLCLQYNCMVPPIQTPCPLKAGPQKTRPTTQCNEWRG; from the coding sequence atgagatttACACAGTTGCTTTGGTGTTTACTGCTTCTACTTGGATTCGGATTCTTAGCGGAGGCGATTCTCGACCCTGTTGATTTCTTGGCTCTGCAAGCCATTCGTAAATCTCTCGATGATTTGCCAGGTTCCAACTTCTTCCGGTCTTGGGACTTCACCTCCGATCCCTGCGGCTTCGCCGGCGTCTACTGTGACGGCGACAGAGTGGTTTCCCTCAACCTCGGTGATCCCAGAGCCGGGTCACCCGGTTTATCCGGTCGAATCAACCCGGCGTTAGGCAAACTCTCTGCTCTCACGGAGCTCTCCATTGTCCCCGGCAGAATCATGGGCGCTTTACCGGCGACGATCTCTCAGTTAAAAGACCTCCGTTTCCTCGCTATCAGCCGGAATTTCATCTCCGGCGAGATTCCGGCGAGCCTCGGCGAAGTTCGCCGTCTCAGAACACTCGATTTGAGCTACAATCAGCTCACCGGAACCATTCCGCCGGCGGTCGGATCTTTACCGGAGCTCTCCAATTTGATTCTCTGCCACAATCACTTAACCGGATCGATCCCTCCGTTTCTCTCACAAACCCTGACCCGAATCGACCTCAAACGCAACAGCCTCACCGGCTCACTCTCTCCCGCCTCTTTCCCTCCGTCTCTGCAGTACCTCTCACTTGCATGGAACCAGTTAACCGGACCCGTGGACCAGGTTTTACTTCGATTAAACCAGCTTAACTACCTTGATCTCAGCTTAAACCGGCTAACCGGCACAATTCCCGGTCGAATCTTGGCCTTTCCAATTACAAGCCTCCAATTACAACGCAACTTCTTCTACGGATTGATTCAACCGGCGGATCAAGTAAATATTCCAACTGTGGATCTCAGCTACAATAGATTCTCCGGTCAGATATCTCCGCTTCTCTCAAGCGTTGAGAATCTCTACCTGAACAGCAATCGGTTCACCGGAGAAGTCCCGGCGATCTTCGTGGAGAGGCTGTTATCAGCGAGCATACAGACGCTGTATCTTCAGCATAACTTCCTGACTGGAATACAGATTAGTCCGGCGGCGGAAATCCCGGCGAGCAGCTCGCTGTGTTTGCAGTATAACTGCATGGTTCCGCCTATACAGACGCCGTGCCCGCTTAAGGCCGGCCCACAGAAGACTAGGCCCACTACACAATGCAACGAATGGCGAGGCTAA
- the LOC103836612 gene encoding pentatricopeptide repeat-containing protein At1g03540, which translates to MNLILKRHFSQRLTPLVSPSSPTKQSRIRELCKSGRLTDAIRILNTTLSCEISAKPNLYATLLQTCTKVLSFTHGLQFHAHVVKSGLETDRYVGNSLLSLYFKLGHDMKETRRVFDGMFVKDAISWSSMMSGYVRGKEHVEALEMFGEMVSFGLDPNAFTLSGAVKACSEIGDVRLGRCFHCLVIARGFEWNHVISSTLAYMYGVNQEPVDARRVFDEMPEPDVFSWTAVLSAYSKNDLYEEALGLFYVVNRGKGLVPDESTFGTVLTACGNLRRVKRGKEIHGKLITNGISSNVVVESSLLDMYGKCGSVREARQVFNGMSKKNTVSWSALLGGYCQNGEHERVIEMFREMEEKDLYCFGTVLKACAGLAAVRLGKEVHGQYVRRGCRDNVIVESALVDLYGKSGCVDSATRVYSKMAIRNMITWNAMLSALAQNGRGEEAVSFFDDMVKKGIKPDYISFIAVLTACSHTGLVEEGRNYFAMMTDSYGIKPGTEHYSCMVDLLGRAGLFEEAENMLERAECKDDASLWGVLLGPCAANADALAIAERIAKRMMRLDPKYHMSYVLLSNMYKSIGRHGDALKIRRLMVRRGVTKTIGQSWIDAH; encoded by the coding sequence ATGAATCTCATACTGAAGCGCCATTTCAGCCAACGTCTCACGCCGTTAGTTTCACCCTCTTCTCCGACAAAACAGTCTCGGATCCGTGAACTCTGTAAATCGGGTCGTCTCACTGACGCTATTCGGATCCTAAACACAACGCTCTCGTGTGAAATCTCCGCGAAACCCAATCTCTACGCGACTCTCTTACAAACATGCACCAAAGTCTTATCCTTCACCCACGGCCTTCAGTTCCACGCCCACGTCGTCAAATCGGGTTTAGAGACGGACCGTTACGTTGGCAACAGCTTGCTCTCCCTCTACTTCAAGCTGGGACATGATATGAAGGAGACGCGGAGAGTTTTCGATGGGATGTTCGTCAAAGACGCGATCTCGTGGTCTTCGATGATGTCCGGATACGTCAGAGGTAAAGAACACGTCGAGGCGCTTGAAATGTTCGGTGAGATGGTGAGTTTTGGTTTGGACCCGAACGCGTTTACGTTGTCTGGGGCGGTTAAGGCTTGCTCTGAGATAGGAGACGTTAGGCTAGGGAGATGCTTCCATTGTCTTGTCATCGCTCGCGGGTTCGAGTGGAACCATGTTATCTCCAGCACGTTAGCGTATATGTATGGAGTGAATCAAGAACCGGTTGATGCACGCCGtgtgttcgacgaaatgcctgAACCAGATGTTTTTAGTTGGACAGCTGTACTCTCTGCTTATTCTAAGAACGACTTGTATGAGGAGGCTTTAGGGCTTTTCTACGTGGTGAATAGAGGGAAAGGGTTAGTGCCTGATGAGTCTACGTTTGGGACTGTTTTGACGGCTTGTGGTAACCTGAGGAGGGTGAAGCGAGGTAAAGAGATTCACGGGAAGCTTATTACGAATGGGATAAGTAGCAATGTGGTTGTGGAGAGTAGTCTTTTAGATATGTATGGTAAATGCGGATCGGTACGGGAAGCTAGGCAAGTGTTCAATGGGATGTCCAAGAAGAACACTGTATCATGGTCTGCTTTACTTGGGGGATACTGTCAGAACGGAGAGCACGAGAGAGTTATTGAGATGTTTAGGGAAATGGAAGAGAAAGATCTCTACTGTTTTGGGACTGTTCTTAAGGCGTGTGCTGGTTTGGCAGCGGTAAGACTTGGGAAAGAGGTTCACGGCCAGTACGTTAGGAGAGGCTGTCGTGATAATGTGATTGTGGAATCGGCTTTAGTTGACTTGTATGGAAAATCCGGTTGCGTTGATTCTGCTACTCGTGTGTACTCCAAGATGGCGATTAGGAACATGATAACGTGGAACGCAATGCTATCTGCGCTTGCTCAGAACGGAAGAGGTGAAGAAGCAGTCAGTTTCTTCGATGATATGGTCAAAAAGGGGATAAAGCCTGACTACATAAGTTTTATCGCGGTTCTCACTGCATGTAGTCATACGGGTTTGGTTGAGGAAGGACGGAATTACTTTGCGATGATGACTGATAGTTACGGGATTAAACCAGGTACTGAGCATTACAGTTGCATGGTTGACCTTCTAGGCCGTGCTGGTTTGTTTGAAGAAGCAGAGAATATGTTGGAGAGAGCAGAGTGTAAGGATGATGCGTCTCTGTGGGGTGTTCTGCTTGGACCTTGTGCTGCAAATGCGGATGCCTTGGCTATTGCAGAGCGGATTGCAAAGAGAATGATGAGGTTGGACCCAAAGTACCATATGAGCTATGTGCTTCTGAGTAACATGTACAAGTCGATAGGTCGCCATGGTGATGCACTCAAGATTCGTAGGTTGATGGTGAGAAGAGGAGTCACAAAGACTATTGGACAGAGCTGGATTGATGCTCATTAG
- the LOC103836690 gene encoding putative pentatricopeptide repeat-containing protein At1g03510 has translation MSSSYASNYTKLITLTKQLSSYANQGSHEQALHLFRQMHSSFALPLDAHVFSLSLKSCAAAFRPLLGASIHAHAFKSNFLSNPFVGSALLDMYGKCVSVSHARKLFDESPQRNAVVWNAMISHYTHCGNIKEAVELYEAMDVMPNESSFNAIIKGLVSTEDGSYKAIGFYRKMVEFRFKPTLITLLALVSACSVIGAFRLIKEIHSYAFRNLIEPHPQLKSGLVEAYGRCGSIDYVQLVFESMVDRDVVAWSSLVSAYALHGDADSALRAFREMESAKVRPDDIAFLNVLKACSHAGLADEAIGYFKRMQDGYGLRASKDHYSCLVDVLSRVGRFEEAYKVIQAMPEKPTAKTWGALLGACRNYGEVELAEIAAKELWKIEPENPANYVLLGKIYMSVGRQEEAERLRMEMRDRGVKVSPGSSWCLFKD, from the coding sequence ATGTCATCCTCGTACGCTTCGAACTACACTAAACTGATCACTCTCACTAAACAACTAAGCTCTTACGCTAACCAAGGAAGCCATGAGCAAGCTCTCCACCTCTTTCGCCAAATGCACTCTTCTTTCGCCTTACCTCTCGACGCACACGTCTTCTCACTCTCCCTCAAATCCTGCGCTGCAGCCTTCCGTCCTCTCCTCGGCGCATCCATCCATGCCCACGCCTTCAAATCGAACTTTCTCTCGAACCCATTCGTGGGATCCGCGCTTCTCGATATGTATGGTAAATGCGTGTCTGTTTCTCACGCTCGCAAACTGTTCGACGAAAGTCCTCAGAGAAACGCTGTTGTTTGGAACGCGATGATTTCACATTACACGCATTGTGGGAACATCAAGGAAGCGGTTGAGTTGTATGAGGCGATGGATGTTATGCCAAATGAGTCTTCTTTCAATGCTATTATAAAGGGTTTAGTGAGTACAGAGGATGGGTCTTATAAAGCAATTGGATTCTATAGGAAGATGGTTGAGTTTAGATTCAAGCCTACTTTGATTACTCTTCTTGCGTTGGTATCAGCTTGTTCTGTCATCGGGGCGTTTCGGTTGATAAAAGAGATTCATTCATATGCTTTTAGGAATCTTATTGAGCCGCACCCGCAGTTGAAAAGCGGGTTAGTAGAGGCGTATGGGAGGTGTGGAAGCATTGATTACGTGCAGTTGGTGTTTGAGAGCATGGTTGATAGGGATGTGGTTGCTTGGAGTAGCTTGGTATCTGCTTATGCGCTTCACGGTGACGCTGATTCTGCTCTCAGAGCATTTCGAGAAATGGAATCTGCTAAAGTACGACCTGATGACATAGCGTTTTTGAACGTGCTGAAGGCATGTAGTCACGCTGGGTTAGCTGATGAGGCTATTGGTTACTTTAAGAGGATGCAGGATGGTTATGGTTTGCGTGCAAGCAAGGACCACTACTCGTGTTTGGTGGACGTCTTAAGCAGAGTGGGGAGGTTTGAAGAagcttacaaagtgattcaagcTATGCCTGAGAAGCCAACGGCTAAGACATGGGGGGCTCTGCTTGGAGCGTGTAGGAACTACGGGGAGGTTGAGCTTGCGGAGATTGCTGCAAAGGAACTCTGGAAGATAGAGCCGGAGAATCCAGCGAATTATGTGTTGTTGGGGAAGATATATATGAGTgttggaagacaagaagaggcAGAGAGGCTTAGAATGGAGATGAGAGATAGAGGAGTGAAGGTTTCACCTGGTAGTAGTTGGTGCTTGTTCAAGgattga
- the LOC103836691 gene encoding exosome complex component RRP4 homolog codes for MKLIIGFNGFIRVQVRDPGMMDNHKDDEMISSSSTKEQAILLSRLHKAYAEWGMGNAIRVLSNLGFTVTLEVIMETVNLSNSKNIDTHDMLGSEFHVVVSENEAERRREKRKK; via the coding sequence ATGAAGTTGATTATCGGCTTCAATGGTTTCATACGGGTCCAAGTCAGAGATCCTGGGATGATGGATAATCACAAGGACGATGAGATGATCTCGTCCTCTTCCACCAAAGAGCAAGCCATACTCCTCTCGAGACTCCACAAAGCATATGCAGAATGGGGAATGGGGAATGCGATACGCGTCTTATCTAACCTTGGCTTCACGGTGACACTAGAAGTGATCATGGAGACTGTTAACCTCAGTAACTCAAAGAATATCGACACTCACGACATGCTTGGTTCAGAGTTTCACGTTGTGGTTTCAGAGAATGAAGCTGAAAGAAGACgtgaaaagagaaaaaagtgA
- the LOC103836616 gene encoding secretory carrier-associated membrane protein 2 isoform X3, translating into MARHDPNPFADEEINPFANYTNVPAASNSYLKPLPPEPYDRGATVDIPLDSGKDLRAREMELQAKENELKRKEQELKRREDAIARTGVVIEEKNWPEFFPLIHNDIPNEIPLHLQKIQYVAFTTLLGLVGCLLWNFVAVTVAWIKGEGPTIWLMSIIYFIAGVPGAYVLWYRPLYRATRTDSALKFGAFFFFYVFHIAFCGFAAVAPPVIFQGKSLTGFLPALELLTTNAAVGVSITSPPLQALNFSLLMTVLPMFFSSQIMYFIGAGFFCIETLLNIWVIQQVYAYFRGSGKAAEMKREAAKSTLMRAL; encoded by the exons ATGGCACGACATGATCCTAATCCATTTGCTGATGAAGAGATCAATCCATTTGCG AATTATACAAATGTTCCTGCTGCAAGCAACTCATATCTCAAGCCGCTTCCACCGGAACCTTATGATCGCGGTGCAACCGTTGATATCCCTTTGGATTCCGGCAAG GATCTTCGAGCTAGGGAGATGGAACTCCAGGCTAAAGAGAACGAACTGAAGCGGAAAGAGCAG GAgctaaaaagaagagaagatgcAATAGCGCGAA CTGGAGTAGTCATTGAGGAGAAGAATTGGCCCGAGTTTTTCCCTTTAATTCATAATGACATTCCAAATGAGATTCCGCTCCATTTACAGAAGATCCAATACGTCGCATTCACCACACTGTTAG GATTAGTAGGATGTCTCTTGTGGAATTTTGTGGCAGTAACTGTAGCTTGGATCAAAGGAGAAG GTCCCACTATATGGCTTATGTCAATCATCTACTTCATAGCTGGGGTCCCTGGGGCTTACGTCTTATGGTATCGTCCTCTGTACCGAGCTACCAG AACTGATAGTGCCCTGAAGTTTggagctttttttttcttttacgtg TTTCACATTGCATTCTGCGGATTTGCTGCAGTAGCTCCACCAGTCATCTTTCAAGGAAAGTCTCTCAC AGGTTTCTTGCCAGCACTTGAGCTTTTGACTACTAATGCTGCCGTTGGGGTAAGTATTACTTCTCCTCCTTTACAAGCACTTAACTTCAGCTTGCTTATGACAGTCTTACCAATGTTTTTTTCCTCACAGATAATGTACTTCATTGGAGCCGGGTTCTTCTGCATCGAAACACTCCTCAATATCTGGGTGATTCAGCAAGTGTATGCATACTTCCGAGGGAGTGGCAAAGCTGCAGAGATGAAGCGCGAAGCTGCAAAATCGACCTTGATGCGTGCACTATGA
- the LOC103836616 gene encoding secretory carrier-associated membrane protein 2 isoform X2 — MARHDPNPFADEEINPFANYTNVPAASNSYLKPLPPEPYDRGATVDIPLDSGKDLRAREMELQAKENELKRKEQELKRREDAIARTGVVIEEKNWPEFFPLIHNDIPNEIPLHLQKIQYVAFTTLLGNVKATLDRCNKSWICNRQKLIDQNYCNYAGLVGCLLWNFVAVTVAWIKGEGPTIWLMSIIYFIAGVPGAYVLWYRPLYRATRTDSALKFGAFFFFYVFHIAFCGFAAVAPPVIFQGKSLTGFLPALELLTTNAAVGIMYFIGAGFFCIETLLNIWVIQQVYAYFRGSGKAAEMKREAAKSTLMRAL; from the exons ATGGCACGACATGATCCTAATCCATTTGCTGATGAAGAGATCAATCCATTTGCG AATTATACAAATGTTCCTGCTGCAAGCAACTCATATCTCAAGCCGCTTCCACCGGAACCTTATGATCGCGGTGCAACCGTTGATATCCCTTTGGATTCCGGCAAG GATCTTCGAGCTAGGGAGATGGAACTCCAGGCTAAAGAGAACGAACTGAAGCGGAAAGAGCAG GAgctaaaaagaagagaagatgcAATAGCGCGAA CTGGAGTAGTCATTGAGGAGAAGAATTGGCCCGAGTTTTTCCCTTTAATTCATAATGACATTCCAAATGAGATTCCGCTCCATTTACAGAAGATCCAATACGTCGCATTCACCACACTGTTAGGTAACGTAAAGGCCACCTTAGACCGCTGCAACAAGTCCTGGATATGTAACAGACAAAAGTTAATTGACCAAAACTATTGTAACTATGCAGGATTAGTAGGATGTCTCTTGTGGAATTTTGTGGCAGTAACTGTAGCTTGGATCAAAGGAGAAG GTCCCACTATATGGCTTATGTCAATCATCTACTTCATAGCTGGGGTCCCTGGGGCTTACGTCTTATGGTATCGTCCTCTGTACCGAGCTACCAG AACTGATAGTGCCCTGAAGTTTggagctttttttttcttttacgtg TTTCACATTGCATTCTGCGGATTTGCTGCAGTAGCTCCACCAGTCATCTTTCAAGGAAAGTCTCTCAC AGGTTTCTTGCCAGCACTTGAGCTTTTGACTACTAATGCTGCCGTTGGG ATAATGTACTTCATTGGAGCCGGGTTCTTCTGCATCGAAACACTCCTCAATATCTGGGTGATTCAGCAAGTGTATGCATACTTCCGAGGGAGTGGCAAAGCTGCAGAGATGAAGCGCGAAGCTGCAAAATCGACCTTGATGCGTGCACTATGA
- the LOC103836616 gene encoding secretory carrier-associated membrane protein 2 isoform X4 has product MARHDPNPFADEEINPFANYTNVPAASNSYLKPLPPEPYDRGATVDIPLDSGKDLRAREMELQAKENELKRKEQELKRREDAIARTGVVIEEKNWPEFFPLIHNDIPNEIPLHLQKIQYVAFTTLLGLVGCLLWNFVAVTVAWIKGEGPTIWLMSIIYFIAGVPGAYVLWYRPLYRATRTDSALKFGAFFFFYVFHIAFCGFAAVAPPVIFQGKSLTGFLPALELLTTNAAVGIMYFIGAGFFCIETLLNIWVIQQVYAYFRGSGKAAEMKREAAKSTLMRAL; this is encoded by the exons ATGGCACGACATGATCCTAATCCATTTGCTGATGAAGAGATCAATCCATTTGCG AATTATACAAATGTTCCTGCTGCAAGCAACTCATATCTCAAGCCGCTTCCACCGGAACCTTATGATCGCGGTGCAACCGTTGATATCCCTTTGGATTCCGGCAAG GATCTTCGAGCTAGGGAGATGGAACTCCAGGCTAAAGAGAACGAACTGAAGCGGAAAGAGCAG GAgctaaaaagaagagaagatgcAATAGCGCGAA CTGGAGTAGTCATTGAGGAGAAGAATTGGCCCGAGTTTTTCCCTTTAATTCATAATGACATTCCAAATGAGATTCCGCTCCATTTACAGAAGATCCAATACGTCGCATTCACCACACTGTTAG GATTAGTAGGATGTCTCTTGTGGAATTTTGTGGCAGTAACTGTAGCTTGGATCAAAGGAGAAG GTCCCACTATATGGCTTATGTCAATCATCTACTTCATAGCTGGGGTCCCTGGGGCTTACGTCTTATGGTATCGTCCTCTGTACCGAGCTACCAG AACTGATAGTGCCCTGAAGTTTggagctttttttttcttttacgtg TTTCACATTGCATTCTGCGGATTTGCTGCAGTAGCTCCACCAGTCATCTTTCAAGGAAAGTCTCTCAC AGGTTTCTTGCCAGCACTTGAGCTTTTGACTACTAATGCTGCCGTTGGG ATAATGTACTTCATTGGAGCCGGGTTCTTCTGCATCGAAACACTCCTCAATATCTGGGTGATTCAGCAAGTGTATGCATACTTCCGAGGGAGTGGCAAAGCTGCAGAGATGAAGCGCGAAGCTGCAAAATCGACCTTGATGCGTGCACTATGA
- the LOC103836616 gene encoding secretory carrier-associated membrane protein 2 isoform X1, with translation MARHDPNPFADEEINPFANYTNVPAASNSYLKPLPPEPYDRGATVDIPLDSGKDLRAREMELQAKENELKRKEQELKRREDAIARTGVVIEEKNWPEFFPLIHNDIPNEIPLHLQKIQYVAFTTLLGNVKATLDRCNKSWICNRQKLIDQNYCNYAGLVGCLLWNFVAVTVAWIKGEGPTIWLMSIIYFIAGVPGAYVLWYRPLYRATRTDSALKFGAFFFFYVFHIAFCGFAAVAPPVIFQGKSLTGFLPALELLTTNAAVGVSITSPPLQALNFSLLMTVLPMFFSSQIMYFIGAGFFCIETLLNIWVIQQVYAYFRGSGKAAEMKREAAKSTLMRAL, from the exons ATGGCACGACATGATCCTAATCCATTTGCTGATGAAGAGATCAATCCATTTGCG AATTATACAAATGTTCCTGCTGCAAGCAACTCATATCTCAAGCCGCTTCCACCGGAACCTTATGATCGCGGTGCAACCGTTGATATCCCTTTGGATTCCGGCAAG GATCTTCGAGCTAGGGAGATGGAACTCCAGGCTAAAGAGAACGAACTGAAGCGGAAAGAGCAG GAgctaaaaagaagagaagatgcAATAGCGCGAA CTGGAGTAGTCATTGAGGAGAAGAATTGGCCCGAGTTTTTCCCTTTAATTCATAATGACATTCCAAATGAGATTCCGCTCCATTTACAGAAGATCCAATACGTCGCATTCACCACACTGTTAGGTAACGTAAAGGCCACCTTAGACCGCTGCAACAAGTCCTGGATATGTAACAGACAAAAGTTAATTGACCAAAACTATTGTAACTATGCAGGATTAGTAGGATGTCTCTTGTGGAATTTTGTGGCAGTAACTGTAGCTTGGATCAAAGGAGAAG GTCCCACTATATGGCTTATGTCAATCATCTACTTCATAGCTGGGGTCCCTGGGGCTTACGTCTTATGGTATCGTCCTCTGTACCGAGCTACCAG AACTGATAGTGCCCTGAAGTTTggagctttttttttcttttacgtg TTTCACATTGCATTCTGCGGATTTGCTGCAGTAGCTCCACCAGTCATCTTTCAAGGAAAGTCTCTCAC AGGTTTCTTGCCAGCACTTGAGCTTTTGACTACTAATGCTGCCGTTGGGGTAAGTATTACTTCTCCTCCTTTACAAGCACTTAACTTCAGCTTGCTTATGACAGTCTTACCAATGTTTTTTTCCTCACAGATAATGTACTTCATTGGAGCCGGGTTCTTCTGCATCGAAACACTCCTCAATATCTGGGTGATTCAGCAAGTGTATGCATACTTCCGAGGGAGTGGCAAAGCTGCAGAGATGAAGCGCGAAGCTGCAAAATCGACCTTGATGCGTGCACTATGA
- the LOC103836619 gene encoding BSD domain-containing protein 1 produces the protein MNFFKSVFSDDPDPPETESESDSPKHSEEEHEDPDQSNPEHEDDDNSGWSFGGLMKTIADRSESVIETYRRDLQEFGTGLKKEIEVAQGSLGTVGHAIDELGNTVIKGTAEIIAQGKEAILAAGNESDSSDNTSSGTSLGRRDSFSSKPYSRFDAQVRAVQGDLGTYSEEPEDSDDYKKWESEFSLGEKGEEMESLLEGNGDMRGVYKRVVASVVDHETFWFRYFYKVHKLKQAEDLRANLVKRAISLDDEEELSWDIDDEEETSEIVAAKDVSRLKLEGNDDMGRGDVSKTAKDEVTVSEVSNVGLKTDTDSVEKKETDNEQVPESKPVVDAAKQVVDAITPPPPASEEATIEVFVKPEAVPKSEESAPSQDSAAKPDGAASSSAQEEDLGWDEIEDMSSIDGKETSRSSGGSPNRAELRKRLSAAEEDEDLSWDIEDDDDEETSPSTKA, from the coding sequence ATGAATTTCTTCAAATCCGTCTTCTCCGACGACCCAGATCCTCCTGAAACCGAATCCGAATCAGATTCACCCAAACACAGCGAAGAAGAACACGAAGATCCAGATCAATCTAATCCAGAACACGAAGACGACGACAACAGCGGATGGAGCTTCGGCGGTCTGATGAAAACCATAGCCGACAGATCCGAGTCCGTGATCGAAACCTACCGGCGAGATCTACAAGAGTTCGGGACAGGCTTGAAGAAGGAGATCGAAGTCGCGCAGGGATCGCTCGGTACCGTCGGACACGCCATCGACGAGCTTGGCAACACCGTGATTAAAGGCACGGCTGAGATCATCGCTCAAGGTAAAGAAGCGATCTTGGCGGCTGGTAACGAATCTGATTCTTCTGATAACACTAGTAGCGGTACTAGCTTGGGCCGTCGTGATAGCTTTAGCTCGAAGCCGTATAGTCGTTTCGATGCTCAGGTTCGCGCGGTTCAGGGAGATCTCGGCACTTACAGCGAAGAGCCTGAGGATTCGGATGATTACAAGAAGTGGGAGTCTGAGTTTTCTCTGGGGGAGAAAGGTGAGGAGATGGAGAGCTTGTTGGAGGGGAATGGAGATATGAGAGGAGTGTATAAGAGGGTTGTTGCTAGTGTGGTTGATCATGAGACGTTTTGGTTTAGGTATTTCTATAAGGTTCATAAGCTCAAGCAAGCTGAGGACTTGAGGGCTAATCTTGTGAAACGAGCTATTTCTTTGGATGATGAGGAAGAATTGAGCTGGGATATTGATGATGAGGAGGAGACCAGCGAGATAGTTGCTGCCAAAGATGTTTCAAGATTGAAACTTGAAGGGAATGATGATATGGGTAGAGGAGATGTGAGCAAGACTGCGAAAGATGAAGTGACAGTGTCTGAAGTTAGCAATGTTGGTCTGAAGACAGACACAGATTCTGTGGAGAAGAAGGAAACTGATAATGAACAAGTTCCAGAATCAAAACCAGTTGTTGATGCTGCAAAACAAGTAGTTGATGCTAttactcctcctcctcctgcatCTGAGGAGGCTACAATCGAAGTTTTTGTCAAACCCGAAGCTGTTCCCAAATCCGAAGAGAGTGCTCCATCTCAAGACTCGGCAGCTAAACCAGATGGTGCTGCTTCTTCATCAGCTCAAGAAGAGGATTTGGGATGGGACGAGATTGAGGATATGAGCAGCATCGATGGAAAGGAAACGAGTCGTTCAAGTGGTGGAAGTCCAAACAGAGCAGAGCTGCGTAAACGCCTGAGTGCTGCAGAGGAAGATGAAGACTTAAGTTGGGACATTGAAGATGACGACGACGAAGAAACATCACCATCAACAAAAGCTTAA
- the LOC103836620 gene encoding sm-like protein LSM2 yields MLFFSYFKDLVGQEVTVELKNDLAIRGTLHSVDQYLNIKLENTRVVDQDKFPHMLSVRNCFIRGSVVRYVQLPPDGVDVDLLHDAARREARGA; encoded by the exons ATG TTGTTCTTTTCTTACTTCAAGGATTTGGTTGGACAAGAAGTAACGGTTGAGCTGAAGAACGATTTGGCAATCAGAGGGACTCTTCATTCAGTTGATCAGTACCTCAATATCAAGCTCGAGAACACTCGGGTTGTTGATCAGGACAAGTTCCCTCACATG CTTTCGGTCAGAAACTGTTTCATCAGAGGATCTGTGGTGAGGTACGTGCAGTTACCTCCTGATGGAGTCGATGTTGATCTACTTCATGATGCTGCTAgaagagaagctcgaggtgcTTGA